The following coding sequences lie in one Microbacterium sp. XT11 genomic window:
- a CDS encoding fibronectin type III domain-containing protein: MTTYDSEFAARPGHVLRLTIDQGTQSQEGNWTDVIINLYLVRTASSSRTYAYDPQPWSINASGTPWSGASPYDFRSSSIIHLASVVKRMGHDEGGYSTIVVDATFSGGPLGSTSVRGVMSLTRIPKPPGAPLVSGVVGGTPLGFDQIATTSMRFRFSGTTDGGSPITGWEAQIAESPDFSVNPRTVASNGTTIFTGLKPGVMHYARARGANQARGWGPWSATASAKTLAAVYVSDGSKWLPAEIYVSNGSSWQGVEVLLSESGVWREPVAV; the protein is encoded by the coding sequence GTGACCACCTACGACTCCGAGTTCGCCGCGCGCCCAGGCCACGTCCTCCGGCTGACCATCGACCAGGGTACCCAGAGCCAGGAGGGCAACTGGACGGACGTCATCATCAACCTCTACCTCGTGCGGACGGCCTCCAGCTCCCGGACCTACGCATACGATCCTCAGCCCTGGAGCATCAACGCATCCGGCACACCATGGAGCGGCGCGTCCCCCTACGACTTCCGGAGTTCGTCAATCATCCACCTGGCGTCCGTCGTCAAGCGGATGGGCCATGACGAGGGCGGATACTCCACCATCGTCGTTGACGCGACCTTCTCCGGTGGCCCGCTGGGGTCTACGAGCGTCCGAGGCGTGATGTCGCTCACGCGCATCCCGAAGCCGCCCGGCGCGCCGCTCGTCTCCGGCGTGGTCGGAGGGACGCCCCTGGGCTTCGATCAGATCGCCACTACGAGTATGCGCTTCCGCTTCTCGGGCACGACCGACGGCGGCTCGCCGATCACCGGCTGGGAGGCCCAGATCGCGGAGTCGCCCGACTTCTCCGTCAACCCCCGCACGGTCGCGTCGAACGGTACCACGATCTTCACCGGACTCAAGCCCGGCGTCATGCACTACGCCCGAGCCCGAGGGGCCAACCAGGCCCGCGGCTGGGGCCCATGGTCGGCGACGGCCTCAGCGAAGACCCTAGCCGCCGTCTACGTGTCCGACGGCTCCAAGTGGCTCCCGGCCGAAATCTACGTGTCCAACGGGAGCTCCTGGCAGGGCGTCGAGGTGCTCCTCTCCGAGTCGGGCGTATGGCGCGAGCCCGTCGCCGTCTAA
- a CDS encoding peptidoglycan-binding protein, translating into MATLKNHHGFWLRDDAAAAFDAYEAKYGIRRVNSAGRTVADQQKLIDRWNRGGAANRPPHLYKPAMPATASNHVANGGVAVDIGDYDTFRQHCEEFGFRWYGASDPVHFTFVGRPNSGGARADEATRQRQAWLNQARGEKLAVDGIQGPATTAAIKRYQAFLGVAADGIWGPATQAAHAVYYAKVTAPAPSRILRRGSTGDLVRKLQETLKRNYSLYAGKLAVDGIYGPATEAAVREFQRRAGLAVDGIAGPATLGKLGI; encoded by the coding sequence ATGGCTACCCTCAAGAACCACCACGGCTTCTGGCTCCGCGACGACGCCGCCGCCGCGTTTGACGCCTACGAGGCGAAGTACGGCATCCGGCGCGTCAATTCGGCGGGACGGACGGTCGCCGACCAGCAGAAGCTCATCGACCGATGGAACCGCGGAGGCGCGGCCAACCGGCCGCCGCACCTGTACAAGCCCGCCATGCCCGCGACGGCGTCCAACCACGTCGCCAACGGCGGAGTCGCCGTCGACATCGGCGACTACGACACCTTCCGCCAGCATTGCGAGGAGTTCGGCTTCCGTTGGTACGGCGCGTCCGACCCGGTCCACTTCACCTTCGTCGGACGCCCGAACAGCGGCGGAGCTCGCGCGGACGAGGCCACCCGCCAGCGCCAGGCATGGCTCAACCAGGCTCGCGGCGAGAAGCTGGCGGTCGACGGCATCCAGGGCCCGGCGACGACGGCGGCCATCAAGCGCTACCAGGCCTTCCTCGGCGTGGCCGCTGACGGCATCTGGGGCCCGGCGACGCAGGCCGCGCACGCCGTCTACTACGCCAAGGTGACCGCTCCGGCACCTTCCCGCATCCTCCGCCGCGGCTCCACGGGCGACCTCGTCCGGAAGCTCCAGGAGACGCTCAAGCGGAACTACAGCCTGTACGCGGGCAAGCTCGCGGTCGACGGCATCTACGGTCCCGCGACCGAGGCGGCCGTCCGCGAGTTCCAGCGCCGCGCGGGTCTCGCCGTCGACGGCATCGCCGGTCCCGCCACGCTCGGGAAGCTGGGCATCTAA
- a CDS encoding holin — MSAPLTRAELRRLRAQRPLFTARFWADTAERVITSAAGGALAVASASTFVLGAPDSWAAMGVGAGTAALVSLLKAIVASRGGTGSASLVPNV, encoded by the coding sequence ATGTCCGCTCCCCTCACTCGTGCCGAGCTCCGGCGTCTCCGAGCCCAGCGCCCTCTCTTCACCGCGCGCTTCTGGGCCGACACGGCCGAGCGCGTCATCACCTCGGCGGCGGGCGGCGCTCTGGCCGTCGCCTCCGCCAGCACCTTCGTCCTCGGCGCGCCCGACTCCTGGGCCGCCATGGGCGTCGGCGCTGGCACCGCGGCGCTCGTCTCGCTCCTCAAGGCCATCGTGGCCTCCAGAGGCGGGACCGGCTCCGCCTCGCTCGTCCCGAACGTGTAA
- a CDS encoding DUF7574 domain-containing protein, which translates to MAAFTKYDFDKGEDVALPGTEDFVQVGDAYAGGWNWSNFSAYYSPSRDRYYWLDEGGCSCSGPGDSVYSVADFQEGSREELTRAAKASVVVGGYAGDDVWTQDHRDRLLDAIRRFDPTKASA; encoded by the coding sequence ATGGCCGCCTTCACCAAGTACGACTTCGACAAGGGCGAGGACGTCGCCCTTCCCGGCACCGAGGACTTCGTCCAGGTCGGCGACGCCTACGCCGGAGGCTGGAACTGGAGCAACTTCTCCGCCTACTACTCACCGAGCCGCGACCGCTACTACTGGCTCGACGAGGGCGGATGCTCGTGCAGTGGCCCCGGCGACAGCGTCTACAGCGTCGCCGACTTCCAGGAGGGCTCCCGCGAGGAGCTCACCCGCGCCGCCAAGGCCTCCGTCGTGGTCGGCGGCTACGCGGGCGACGACGTCTGGACTCAGGACCACCGCGACCGCCTCCTCGACGCCATCCGTCGCTTCGACCCGACGAAGGCCTCCGCATGA
- a CDS encoding deoxynucleotide monophosphate kinase family protein gives MTRLIGLIGKKRTGKNHTARLLARFGYREAAFADPLRDMAVAVDPVVGWDRFTDRPIRYTDAINRYGYEAAKERFPEFRRFLQRLGTEGVRETLGEKYGLRELLGDDVWIVLAEKRIDSSDEPLVFTDVRFPNEAELIRRKGGATVRVIRPSLPPSTDEHPSETALDGFVPDVVLHNDSTPAGLSEAVDVLVDKVAG, from the coding sequence ATGACTCGCCTCATCGGCCTCATCGGCAAGAAGCGCACCGGCAAGAACCACACCGCCCGGCTCCTGGCCCGCTTCGGCTACCGGGAGGCCGCCTTCGCGGACCCACTCCGCGACATGGCGGTCGCCGTCGACCCCGTCGTCGGCTGGGATCGGTTTACCGACCGGCCCATCCGCTACACCGACGCCATCAACCGCTATGGCTACGAGGCGGCCAAGGAGCGCTTCCCGGAGTTCCGCCGCTTCCTCCAGCGCCTCGGCACCGAAGGCGTCCGCGAGACGCTCGGCGAGAAGTACGGCCTCCGGGAGCTCCTCGGCGATGACGTCTGGATCGTCCTGGCCGAGAAGCGGATCGACTCCAGCGACGAGCCACTCGTCTTCACCGACGTCCGCTTCCCCAACGAGGCCGAGCTCATCCGGCGCAAGGGCGGCGCGACCGTTCGCGTCATCCGACCGAGCCTCCCGCCGAGCACCGACGAGCACCCATCCGAGACGGCGCTCGACGGCTTCGTCCCCGACGTCGTCCTCCACAATGACAGCACCCCGGCAGGTCTCTCCGAGGCCGTCGACGTCCTCGTCGACAAGGTCGCCGGATAA